CGGCCGCCGCCTCCCGGTCGTGGATACCCCGACGAACCGAAGCGATCCGTTCGCGGTAAGGCTCTGGCCCGAGCGGCTGCCGCAGCCCGATCGCTGGAGGGACTCGCGTCTCGTTTTCGTCAACTCCATGTCCG
The Gemmatimonadales bacterium DNA segment above includes these coding regions:
- a CDS encoding DUF5131 family protein, whose translation is MGDRTQIEWTDATWNPVTGCTRVSAGCDNCYAATLANGRLAEVYGRRLPVVDTPTNRSDPFAVRLWPERLPQPDRWRDSRLVFVNSMS